From Calothrix sp. PCC 6303, a single genomic window includes:
- the dndD gene encoding DNA sulfur modification protein DndD, which produces MKFIELVLQNFGPYFGKQVINLDTQVGDDDSRPIILLGGMNGGGKTTLMDALRLALYGHRADCSSRGSLSYGDFLVQCINNQAKVEDTRVELVFEHIENNHPIQYRIIRTWNRNLKEGKDSLGIFNIQDDTWNLEELVNTWDDYIENLLPLGISNLFLFDGEQIKELAEQEVPPLIVTDAIRALLGLELAEKLAIDIEILANRKRKEFAETKDLENLEEIEARLKLLQEDYQKIQDVVIQYKTSLTEAEKAETEAFNKFASEGGKIAAEKSQLERQRDRKVAEVEEIRQGMCEIAANVLPLALVQNLLNQAQTQGEKEFQIQQAQIASDLLLERDKRLLDLIAKLNITPEQAIKIETFLSEDITTLNANLIQAEEFWLLADAESLGKLGNILYYLQNARNLAQQQLNLLKNKADEIIGLERQVETAASPEEYNSLVDMLKITQQNVINIKAKYTDTQKQVSELEAEIEKTKKELKDYTTETIDRKNSQHIITASARVKETLKVFREKLTLRKLNKLEIEVTECFRYLLHKSNLVHRVAIETYSFSLSLYDLQGKIVPKHRLSAGEKQLLAIAFLWGLARMSGRRLPIAIDTPLGRLDSSHRGNLIEKYFPSASHQVILLSTDTEIGKVDVKKLRENEVIAREYLLKYDSNQRQTTVIKDKYFF; this is translated from the coding sequence ATGAAATTTATTGAACTAGTTCTCCAAAACTTTGGTCCTTATTTTGGGAAACAAGTTATTAATCTCGATACTCAAGTTGGTGATGATGATTCACGTCCAATTATACTTTTGGGTGGAATGAATGGTGGTGGAAAAACCACATTAATGGATGCATTGCGTCTTGCTTTATATGGACACCGTGCTGATTGTTCATCCCGTGGAAGTTTGAGTTATGGTGATTTTTTAGTTCAATGTATTAATAATCAGGCAAAAGTTGAAGATACTAGGGTAGAATTGGTTTTTGAACATATTGAAAATAACCACCCCATTCAATACCGGATTATTCGGACTTGGAATCGAAATCTGAAAGAGGGAAAAGATAGTTTAGGGATTTTCAATATTCAGGATGATACCTGGAATTTGGAAGAGTTGGTTAATACTTGGGATGATTATATTGAAAACTTACTCCCTTTAGGTATTTCCAATTTATTCTTATTTGATGGGGAACAAATCAAAGAGTTAGCCGAACAGGAAGTTCCTCCATTAATTGTCACAGATGCAATTAGGGCTTTATTAGGTTTAGAACTAGCTGAAAAACTCGCAATTGATATTGAAATTTTAGCAAATCGCAAGCGCAAAGAATTTGCTGAAACCAAAGATTTAGAAAATTTAGAAGAAATTGAAGCAAGACTGAAGCTGCTACAAGAAGATTACCAAAAAATTCAAGATGTAGTAATACAGTATAAAACATCCTTAACAGAAGCAGAAAAAGCCGAGACGGAAGCATTTAACAAATTCGCCTCTGAAGGTGGTAAGATAGCCGCAGAAAAAAGTCAATTAGAGAGACAACGCGATCGCAAAGTCGCAGAAGTTGAAGAAATACGTCAAGGAATGTGCGAAATCGCCGCAAACGTGCTTCCCCTAGCTTTGGTGCAAAACCTCCTCAATCAAGCGCAAACCCAGGGAGAGAAAGAGTTTCAGATTCAACAAGCCCAAATTGCTAGCGATCTTCTTTTAGAAAGGGATAAACGTCTCCTAGATTTAATTGCGAAGTTAAATATTACCCCAGAACAGGCGATAAAAATTGAGACTTTTCTGAGTGAAGATATTACAACTTTAAATGCAAATTTAATTCAAGCAGAAGAATTTTGGTTACTGGCTGACGCAGAAAGTCTGGGAAAATTGGGAAATATCCTTTACTACCTCCAAAATGCGCGAAATCTTGCCCAACAACAACTAAACCTGTTAAAAAACAAAGCAGATGAAATCATTGGTTTAGAACGTCAAGTTGAAACCGCAGCATCACCGGAAGAATATAATAGCTTGGTGGATATGCTGAAAATTACTCAGCAAAATGTCATTAATATCAAAGCTAAGTATACAGACACTCAAAAACAAGTTAGTGAACTCGAAGCAGAAATTGAAAAAACTAAAAAGGAACTAAAAGACTATACCACCGAAACAATCGATCGGAAAAATAGCCAACATATCATTACTGCATCTGCAAGGGTAAAGGAAACACTAAAAGTATTTCGAGAAAAGTTAACTTTGCGGAAGCTAAATAAACTGGAAATTGAAGTTACAGAATGTTTCCGTTATTTATTACATAAATCAAATTTAGTTCACCGCGTTGCAATTGAAACTTACAGTTTTAGTCTTTCATTGTACGACTTACAAGGAAAAATCGTTCCCAAGCATCGACTTTCTGCCGGAGAAAAACAGCTACTAGCAATTGCTTTTCTTTGGGGATTAGCACGCATGTCAGGAAGAAGATTACCCATTGCCATAGATACACCTTTAGGTAGACTTGATTCGTCACATCGTGGGAATTTAATCGAGAAGTATTTTCCCTCAGCTAGTCACCAAGTCATATTACTTTCAACTGATACGGAAATTGGTAAAGTTGACGTTAAAAAACTGAGAGAAAATGAAGTGATAGCGCGTGAATATCTTTTAAAATATGATTCAAATCAACGTCAAACAACAGTCATCAAAGATAAATATTTCTTTTAG
- a CDS encoding DUF192 domain-containing protein has protein sequence MINRQILLPIFLSLYLIACSTSTPAKLPITTSPTTVSSPAIKGQQLPITAVAILPKGDKIQLEVAKTTPQQAMGLMYRPALPDNRGMLFPFNPPQAVSFWMKNVPVALDMVFVRDGVVQYIQASAAPCPKEPCPNYGPGNKLIDQVIELRSGRAAELGLKVGDRIRTTEVTN, from the coding sequence ATGATAAATCGTCAAATTTTGCTGCCAATATTTTTGAGTCTCTATTTAATTGCTTGTTCTACTTCCACACCAGCTAAACTCCCAATTACCACATCTCCCACAACTGTGTCATCTCCAGCTATTAAGGGACAACAATTACCAATTACTGCTGTGGCAATTCTGCCCAAAGGTGACAAGATTCAACTAGAAGTCGCAAAAACAACACCACAGCAAGCGATGGGTTTAATGTATCGTCCAGCTTTACCTGATAATCGGGGAATGCTGTTTCCTTTTAATCCTCCCCAAGCTGTGAGTTTTTGGATGAAGAATGTCCCTGTTGCCTTAGATATGGTGTTTGTTCGAGATGGTGTGGTGCAGTATATCCAAGCGTCTGCTGCACCTTGTCCAAAGGAACCCTGTCCTAATTATGGTCCGGGGAATAAGTTGATTGATCAGGTGATTGAACTACGTTCTGGACGTGCAGCCGAATTAGGTTTAAAGGTAGGCGATCGCATTCGCACTACAGAGGTAACAAATTAA
- a CDS encoding DGQHR domain-containing protein yields MISRKSDPISDIFNQYTDLEERNKRLLSLILDQYLNSGKMLPVEKTEMGGTEAYVGSITLEWFASNIDFASHLDLLHHKYNPQTDNIEIDADSIDEIQQRPLDWSRQAALVQYLASRKHHKFPPVLVVVSQPWVDNPQATEWDSHGKATKSTIEFTPLDSEGKLGLLNLTVENITIHALDGQHRLMGVQGLMELLKNKKLKRYKKDKNKEDKTSTESFITIDNLIDQFNISHDYIKSLPQEKIGIEFISAVVAGETREGARRRVRSIFVHVNLMATPLTKGQLTQLDEDDGFSIIARKIAVTHPLLEQKEARKPRVNWNSATVATNSTVLTTLQAIKEMSERYLGQKFPHWKQEKGLISMRPEDEELTEGIAEFHQLFDYLASLSSYKVLEEETTPALRKFSFEKDGGEGNMLFRPVGQVALVQALGILVFKKGLSLEKIFKKLRKFDKQGGFSNIELPNSLWYGVLYDPNRKRISVAGKDLAAKLVIYILGGMKDGMEHAELRRCLAKARTFENQTISFEGKIVEPKDVGLPEIL; encoded by the coding sequence ATGATTTCTCGCAAATCTGACCCCATATCTGATATTTTTAACCAGTACACTGATTTAGAAGAGAGGAATAAAAGACTACTGTCTTTAATCTTAGATCAGTATCTCAACTCTGGAAAAATGCTTCCAGTTGAAAAAACAGAAATGGGCGGTACGGAAGCTTATGTAGGCTCTATTACATTAGAATGGTTCGCATCCAATATTGATTTCGCATCACACTTAGACCTACTTCACCATAAGTATAATCCCCAAACCGATAATATCGAGATTGACGCAGATAGTATCGATGAAATTCAGCAACGTCCCCTCGATTGGTCGCGTCAAGCAGCTTTGGTACAATATTTAGCATCACGAAAACACCACAAATTTCCACCAGTTTTGGTTGTGGTGAGTCAACCCTGGGTAGACAATCCCCAAGCTACAGAGTGGGATAGTCATGGGAAAGCAACTAAATCCACCATTGAATTTACACCTCTTGATAGTGAAGGAAAGCTTGGTTTACTGAACCTCACAGTCGAGAATATCACAATTCATGCCCTAGATGGACAACATCGGTTGATGGGTGTACAAGGTTTAATGGAATTGCTGAAAAATAAAAAACTCAAACGTTATAAAAAAGACAAAAATAAAGAAGATAAAACTTCTACTGAAAGTTTTATTACTATCGACAATTTAATTGATCAATTTAACATTTCCCACGATTATATCAAAAGTCTCCCACAAGAAAAAATTGGCATTGAATTTATTTCCGCAGTCGTAGCAGGAGAAACCCGTGAAGGAGCAAGGAGACGAGTACGTTCAATATTTGTTCATGTCAATCTCATGGCAACACCTTTAACTAAGGGACAATTAACACAGTTAGATGAAGATGATGGATTTTCCATAATTGCCAGAAAAATTGCAGTCACCCATCCTTTATTAGAACAGAAAGAAGCTCGAAAACCTCGCGTTAATTGGAATAGCGCTACAGTTGCCACAAATTCTACAGTTTTGACGACATTGCAAGCAATCAAAGAAATGTCAGAACGCTATTTAGGACAAAAGTTTCCCCATTGGAAGCAAGAAAAAGGTTTAATTTCTATGCGTCCTGAAGATGAGGAGTTAACAGAGGGAATTGCTGAATTTCACCAGCTTTTCGATTATTTAGCAAGTTTATCTAGCTACAAAGTATTGGAAGAGGAAACCACACCCGCATTAAGAAAGTTCAGCTTTGAAAAAGATGGTGGTGAAGGAAACATGTTATTTCGTCCTGTGGGACAAGTTGCATTAGTACAAGCTTTGGGAATTTTAGTTTTTAAAAAAGGTTTATCCTTAGAAAAAATCTTTAAGAAGTTACGAAAGTTTGACAAGCAAGGTGGATTTAGTAATATTGAACTTCCCAATTCCCTTTGGTATGGGGTTTTGTATGACCCCAATCGGAAGCGAATATCAGTTGCCGGAAAAGATTTAGCTGCAAAGTTAGTGATCTATATCTTAGGCGGGATGAAAGATGGAATGGAACATGCTGAGTTGAGGAGATGTTTGGCAAAAGCTAGAACATTTGAGAATCAGACAATTAGCTTTGAAGGGAAAATAGTGGAACCTAAAGATGTTGGACTTCCAGAGATTTTATAG
- a CDS encoding DUF2949 domain-containing protein, with protein MTIHTTQGGGIEMSPSRYSQLIHFLQEDLAISTASIAVALRHSQQDPGPLPMILWQYGLITMEQLEQVYDWLETAA; from the coding sequence ATGACAATACACACTACGCAAGGAGGTGGGATAGAAATGTCACCATCAAGATATTCTCAACTGATTCACTTTTTACAAGAAGATTTAGCAATTTCTACAGCTTCAATTGCTGTTGCTTTACGTCATAGTCAGCAGGATCCTGGTCCTTTACCAATGATTCTCTGGCAATATGGCTTAATTACCATGGAACAGTTAGAACAGGTCTATGATTGGCTAGAAACGGCAGCATAA
- the dndC gene encoding DNA phosphorothioation system sulfurtransferase DndC has product MTTAQQPGSKKQNNRSVADFVEDIAALTKEIQELYCLDEIPWIVGYSGGKDSTVILQLIWNAIASLPKSQHHKKIHVITTDTLVENPIVAGWVRQSLEGLQYAAKIQQVPIYPHLLQPIIEDTFWVNLIGKGYPAPRHQFRWCTSRLKINPANHFIREMVRANGETIVVLGTRKAESTKRAATMIKHQVGRVRDRLSPNASLPNSLIYTPIEEWRTDEVWMYLMQWQNPWGIDNKDLFTMYRGATADNECPLVIDTSTPSCGDSRFGCWVCTMVSKDKSMEAMIQNDEEKEWLQPLLDIRNELDIKDDRDKRDFRRIWGNVQLFERNKNGEISVEPIPGPYTKNWREHWLRRVLTAETEIRRTAPEKMRNITLIQIEELSEIRRIWLEEKHEFDDSLPRIYKEVTGEEFVDPRPGAGYSLLGTDEWEVLEEICEGDAMHLELMARLLDTEYQFRKRSRRVGIYDALEKCFDSSSRSQDEAIKNAHLKRDLREAVSEGNVAKVRQLTLGDALLSNEVDHLAINSPDENKSKESQSWKDRKFKK; this is encoded by the coding sequence ATGACAACAGCACAACAGCCAGGAAGTAAAAAGCAAAATAACCGCAGTGTTGCGGATTTTGTCGAAGATATTGCAGCACTAACTAAGGAAATCCAAGAATTATATTGTTTAGATGAGATTCCTTGGATTGTAGGATATTCCGGAGGTAAAGACTCAACGGTAATTCTACAATTGATCTGGAATGCGATCGCATCTCTTCCCAAATCCCAGCACCATAAGAAAATACACGTAATTACCACGGATACTCTGGTTGAAAACCCTATCGTTGCAGGCTGGGTACGTCAATCGTTGGAGGGACTTCAATATGCCGCCAAAATACAGCAAGTACCCATATATCCCCATTTACTTCAGCCGATTATTGAAGATACATTTTGGGTAAATTTGATTGGGAAAGGTTATCCGGCTCCCCGCCATCAGTTTCGGTGGTGTACTTCTCGCTTAAAAATTAATCCGGCAAACCATTTTATTCGAGAGATGGTACGGGCAAACGGAGAAACAATAGTTGTCCTGGGAACCCGTAAAGCTGAAAGTACTAAACGTGCTGCAACAATGATAAAACATCAGGTTGGTAGAGTGCGCGATCGCTTAAGTCCAAATGCCAGCTTACCTAATTCTCTTATCTACACGCCAATCGAGGAATGGCGAACTGATGAAGTTTGGATGTATCTGATGCAGTGGCAAAATCCTTGGGGAATAGATAACAAAGATTTATTTACGATGTATCGGGGGGCAACGGCGGATAATGAATGTCCCCTTGTTATTGATACTTCTACCCCTAGTTGTGGAGACTCTCGCTTCGGTTGCTGGGTTTGTACAATGGTAAGTAAAGATAAATCAATGGAGGCAATGATTCAAAATGATGAAGAGAAAGAATGGTTGCAACCATTATTAGATATACGCAATGAATTAGATATTAAAGATGATCGTGATAAACGAGATTTCCGAAGAATTTGGGGTAATGTTCAGCTATTTGAAAGGAACAAAAATGGAGAAATATCTGTAGAACCAATACCTGGACCTTATACTAAAAATTGGCGTGAACATTGGTTAAGACGAGTTTTGACAGCAGAAACTGAAATTCGTCGTACAGCACCAGAAAAAATGCGAAATATAACTCTAATTCAAATAGAAGAATTGAGCGAGATTCGCCGAATTTGGCTGGAAGAAAAACATGAATTTGATGATAGTTTACCCCGCATATATAAAGAAGTGACTGGAGAAGAATTTGTTGATCCCCGTCCCGGTGCTGGTTACAGTTTATTGGGAACTGATGAGTGGGAAGTGTTGGAAGAAATCTGTGAAGGAGATGCAATGCATCTGGAATTGATGGCAAGACTCCTAGATACAGAGTATCAGTTTCGGAAGCGATCGCGTCGCGTCGGAATCTATGATGCTTTGGAAAAATGTTTTGATAGTAGTTCTCGTTCTCAAGATGAAGCGATTAAAAATGCTCATTTAAAAAGGGATTTGCGGGAAGCTGTAAGTGAAGGAAATGTAGCGAAAGTTAGACAACTAACTTTGGGTGATGCATTGCTAAGTAATGAGGTGGATCATTTAGCTATAAATTCTCCCGATGAAAATAAATCAAAAGAATCCCAGAGTTGGAAAGATCGGAAGTTTAAGAAATAA